A genomic stretch from Embleya scabrispora includes:
- a CDS encoding GAF domain-containing protein, with the protein MRLDELLDELQAHVEVVRSTRDRVNGLLEAVLSVGSDLDLETVLRRIVESAVSLVDAEYGALGVIGDEERLARFLPVGMDPETILRIGPFPTGRGILGLIIRDPHPLRLHDLTEHPDSFGFPAGHPPMNTFAGVPIRIRDTVFGNLYLTEKRGGADFDEDDEAVLRTLAAAAGVAIDNARLYDDVRRRERWLTASSDLTRSLLSGQPPADVLRSFTATIREMADADLVTLAVPVAGTDDLVVEAASGPLADGVHGLVLSGESTLMGKVFGSGETIVTGDLSHDPGAVVAKAVGLDLGSAFLLPLGTRESIRGVLQVANRAERPQLSDAVVRMVTGFADHAALALEIAERRRDAELLTVLQDRDRIARDLHDLAIQRLFATGMTLQSATRFIDHPEALERVESAVDALDDTIKVIRSTIFSLKARDRNTGTGLRSRCLREVDASTEALGYAPTLRVDGLLDTSVPETIAVHLIAVLREALANAARHAHARRVEVHVETDDKHVRLRVRDDGVGPPAAPTRDSGLGNMRERAESLGGTCAFGPAPDGGALVEWRVPLR; encoded by the coding sequence ATGCGTCTGGACGAGTTGTTGGACGAGCTCCAGGCGCACGTGGAGGTGGTGCGTTCGACCCGGGACCGGGTCAACGGACTGCTGGAGGCCGTGCTGTCGGTGGGCAGCGATCTCGACCTGGAGACCGTGCTCCGCCGCATCGTGGAGTCGGCGGTGTCCCTGGTCGACGCCGAATACGGCGCGCTCGGGGTGATCGGCGACGAGGAACGACTGGCCCGGTTCCTGCCCGTGGGCATGGACCCCGAGACGATCCTGCGCATCGGCCCCTTCCCCACCGGACGCGGCATCCTCGGGCTGATCATCCGCGACCCGCACCCGCTGCGCCTGCACGACCTCACCGAACACCCGGACTCGTTCGGCTTCCCCGCCGGCCACCCGCCCATGAACACCTTCGCGGGAGTGCCGATCCGCATCCGCGACACCGTCTTCGGAAACCTGTACCTCACCGAGAAACGCGGCGGCGCCGACTTCGACGAGGACGACGAGGCCGTCCTGCGCACCCTCGCCGCCGCCGCGGGCGTCGCCATCGACAACGCACGCCTGTACGACGACGTCCGCCGCCGCGAACGATGGCTCACGGCCAGTTCCGATCTCACCCGCAGCCTGCTCTCCGGCCAACCTCCCGCCGACGTGCTCCGCTCGTTCACCGCCACCATCCGGGAGATGGCCGACGCCGACCTGGTGACGCTCGCGGTGCCGGTGGCGGGCACCGACGACCTGGTGGTGGAGGCCGCGTCGGGACCACTCGCGGACGGCGTCCACGGGCTGGTCCTGTCGGGGGAAAGCACCCTGATGGGCAAGGTGTTCGGCTCCGGCGAGACGATCGTCACCGGTGATCTCAGTCACGACCCGGGCGCGGTGGTGGCCAAGGCCGTCGGGCTCGATCTGGGCTCGGCGTTCCTGCTGCCGCTCGGCACCCGCGAGAGCATTCGCGGTGTGCTCCAGGTCGCCAACCGGGCGGAACGGCCCCAGCTCTCGGACGCGGTGGTACGCATGGTCACCGGCTTCGCCGACCACGCCGCACTGGCCCTGGAGATCGCCGAACGGCGCCGCGACGCCGAACTGCTCACCGTGCTCCAGGACCGCGACCGTATCGCCCGCGACCTGCACGACCTCGCCATCCAGCGACTGTTCGCCACCGGCATGACCCTGCAAAGCGCGACCCGCTTCATCGACCACCCCGAAGCCCTGGAGCGCGTCGAATCCGCCGTGGACGCCCTCGATGACACCATCAAGGTCATCCGATCCACGATCTTCTCCCTCAAGGCCCGCGACCGGAACACCGGCACCGGACTGCGCTCACGCTGCCTGCGCGAAGTCGACGCCTCCACCGAAGCCCTCGGCTACGCCCCCACCCTGCGCGTCGACGGCCTCCTCGACACCTCCGTCCCCGAGACCATCGCCGTCCACCTGATCGCCGTCCTGCGCGAGGCTCTGGCCAACGCCGCGCGCCATGCGCACGCGCGCCGGGTGGAGGTCCACGTGGAGACCGACGACAAGCATGTGCGACTTCGGGTGCGCGACGACGGGGTCGGTCCGCCCGCGGCACCCACCCGCGACAGCGGGTTGGGGAACATGCGGGAACGCGCCGAATCCCTGGGTGGTACCTGCGCGTTCGGCCCGGCGCCCGACGGCGGCGCGCTGGTGGAGTGGCGCGTCCCGCTGAGGTGA
- a CDS encoding pyridoxamine 5'-phosphate oxidase family protein, with product MSEDLVTTRPLARRETLELMAGARVGRVVVSEGALPAVHLVTFAFDGESVVFRAPADSTLAKAAGDAVVAFQADHIDPTTLTGWTGTITGHASRVRAPAAVVRPEHPLSEAGHGQNQAWFSITSELVTGLLVRHTTGSGAPSGQATGAGSAPSSGA from the coding sequence ATGAGCGAAGACCTCGTGACGACTCGTCCCCTCGCGCGCCGGGAGACGCTGGAGTTGATGGCCGGCGCCCGGGTCGGACGTGTCGTCGTCAGCGAGGGCGCTCTTCCGGCCGTGCACTTGGTGACGTTCGCCTTCGACGGGGAGTCGGTGGTCTTCCGCGCGCCCGCCGACTCCACGCTCGCGAAGGCCGCGGGGGACGCGGTGGTCGCGTTCCAGGCCGATCACATCGACCCGACGACGCTCACCGGCTGGACGGGCACCATCACCGGCCACGCCTCCCGCGTCCGGGCCCCCGCGGCCGTCGTACGTCCGGAACACCCGCTGTCCGAAGCCGGACACGGGCAGAACCAGGCGTGGTTCTCGATCACGTCCGAGCTCGTCACCGGCCTGCTGGTGCGGCACACCACGGGCTCCGGTGCGCCGTCGGGACAGGCGACGGGGGCCGGCTCGGCGCCCTCTTCGGGCGCGTGA
- a CDS encoding universal stress protein, whose translation MTQASTPRPAPLRGHVVVGFDGSPGAERAVDLAADEAARRHTTLEVLHALEWVEVAGGDDRFGQQLRENARAIVDRGADRAHARHHDLPVLATVELANAIDTLEAASDRAALLVVGSRGMGGFAGLLMGSVSLPVSAAARCPILVVHPDHDTAADRPAKPIVVGVSADDCGPALEAAFAQAAARNLPVHAVHAWRYPASLAGGLAYAPAVSIIDDWRTMAETTLATAVKPFREKHPDVPVTEDAVLDTTAHALVTASADADLLVLAAHRDTGRFGPNLGRAIHTALHHAHSPILLIPTRNHPEPDRTPHPGDRH comes from the coding sequence GTGACCCAGGCATCGACCCCCCGTCCGGCTCCGCTCCGCGGACACGTCGTCGTCGGCTTCGACGGCTCCCCCGGCGCCGAACGAGCCGTGGACCTGGCCGCCGACGAGGCCGCCCGCAGACACACCACCCTCGAGGTGCTGCATGCCCTGGAATGGGTCGAAGTCGCCGGCGGCGACGACCGCTTCGGACAACAACTGCGCGAGAACGCCCGCGCCATCGTCGACCGAGGCGCCGACCGCGCACATGCCCGACACCACGACCTGCCGGTGCTCGCCACGGTCGAACTCGCCAACGCCATCGACACGTTGGAGGCCGCGAGCGACCGCGCCGCCCTGCTCGTCGTCGGCAGCCGAGGGATGGGCGGCTTCGCCGGCCTGTTGATGGGGTCGGTCAGCCTCCCCGTCTCGGCGGCGGCCCGCTGTCCGATCCTGGTCGTCCACCCCGACCACGACACCGCCGCCGACCGTCCCGCGAAGCCGATCGTGGTCGGCGTCTCCGCCGACGACTGCGGCCCCGCCCTCGAAGCCGCCTTCGCCCAGGCGGCGGCCCGGAACCTGCCCGTACACGCCGTCCACGCGTGGCGCTACCCCGCGTCGCTCGCCGGCGGCCTGGCGTACGCCCCGGCCGTGTCGATCATCGACGACTGGCGCACGATGGCGGAGACCACCCTGGCCACCGCCGTCAAGCCCTTCCGCGAGAAGCACCCGGACGTCCCCGTCACCGAGGACGCCGTCCTCGACACCACCGCCCACGCACTGGTCACCGCAAGCGCCGACGCCGACCTCCTGGTCCTCGCCGCCCACCGCGACACCGGCCGCTTCGGCCCCAACCTGGGCCGGGCCATCCACACGGCCCTACACCACGCCCACTCCCCCATCCTCCTCATCCCCACCCGAAACCACCCCGAGCCCGACAGGACTCCACACCCCGGAGACCGTCACTGA
- a CDS encoding STAS domain-containing protein, whose product MGLTVRHGTDRLVVTLPARVDRRNASAVLDNLMRVLNVPTGRDCREVVLDLRETAFLDESGPWILSAVRRGAGLLHMHVSYEAADAHTRDVATEAGLAPTVDSNRPDLTLAAS is encoded by the coding sequence ATGGGGCTCACCGTCCGCCACGGCACCGATCGGCTCGTCGTCACGTTGCCGGCCCGCGTCGACCGCCGAAACGCGTCCGCCGTCCTGGACAACCTGATGCGGGTTCTCAACGTGCCGACCGGCCGGGACTGCCGCGAAGTGGTGTTGGACCTGCGGGAGACCGCCTTTCTCGACGAAAGCGGCCCATGGATCCTGTCCGCCGTACGTCGAGGCGCGGGGCTGTTGCATATGCACGTCTCCTACGAGGCGGCCGACGCCCACACCCGCGATGTCGCGACCGAGGCGGGGCTGGCGCCCACCGTCGATTCCAACCGCCCCGACCTGACCCTGGCCGCCTCCTGA
- a CDS encoding ArsI/CadI family heavy metal resistance metalloenzyme produces MSRVQLALNVADLEASVTFYSKLLGVEPAKRRPGYANFSVADPPLKLVLIEGEAGQDTRLDHLGVEVGSTDDVNAATTRLKDAGLATFEENDTSCCYALQDKVWVHGPGKEPWEVYVVKADADRLGKSGAPGADACCTGEASDAPAPAAACACGG; encoded by the coding sequence ATGTCCCGTGTGCAACTCGCGCTCAACGTCGCCGACCTCGAGGCCTCGGTGACCTTCTACTCCAAGCTGCTCGGCGTGGAGCCCGCCAAGCGCCGACCCGGCTACGCGAACTTCTCCGTCGCCGACCCGCCCCTGAAGCTCGTCCTCATCGAGGGCGAGGCCGGCCAGGACACCCGCCTGGACCACCTCGGCGTCGAGGTCGGCTCCACCGACGACGTCAACGCCGCCACCACCCGCCTCAAGGACGCCGGACTCGCCACGTTCGAGGAAAACGACACCTCGTGCTGCTATGCCCTCCAGGACAAGGTGTGGGTCCACGGCCCGGGCAAGGAGCCGTGGGAGGTCTACGTCGTCAAGGCCGACGCCGACCGGCTGGGCAAGAGCGGGGCGCCCGGCGCCGACGCCTGCTGTACGGGTGAGGCTTCGGACGCTCCGGCACCCGCCGCGGCCTGTGCGTGCGGCGGCTGA
- a CDS encoding ArsR/SmtB family transcription factor yields the protein MSKQEFVVLGQDTEGCCPTLLTAPLDEDRAADLARVFKALGDPVRLRLLSMIASRAGGEICVCDLTPAFDLSQPTISHHLKLLKQAGLIASERRGTWVYYRLLPAMTDRLAAILTRPAGEPRPEPAPAPVGA from the coding sequence ATGTCGAAACAGGAATTCGTGGTACTCGGTCAGGACACCGAAGGTTGTTGCCCCACGCTGCTGACCGCCCCACTGGACGAGGATCGGGCCGCCGACCTGGCGCGGGTGTTCAAGGCGTTGGGCGACCCGGTGCGACTGCGACTGCTGTCGATGATCGCCTCCCGGGCGGGCGGGGAGATCTGCGTCTGCGATCTCACCCCGGCGTTCGACCTGTCCCAGCCGACCATCTCCCACCACCTCAAGCTGCTGAAGCAGGCCGGGCTGATCGCCTCCGAGCGGCGCGGGACCTGGGTGTACTACCGGCTCCTGCCCGCCATGACCGATCGCCTCGCCGCGATCCTCACCCGCCCCGCCGGCGAGCCCCGTCCCGAACCCGCCCCCGCGCCGGTCGGCGCGTGA
- the arsB gene encoding ACR3 family arsenite efflux transporter: MSAPVGTPAGPVAGRLSFLDRFLAVWILIAMAAGLGLGRLVPGLGDALAKVTVTGVSLPIALGLLVMMYPVLAKVRWDRLDTVTRDRRLLLPSLVLNWIVGPALMFALAWLMLPDLPEYRTGLIVVGLARCIAMVIIWNDLACGDREAAAVLVALNSVFQVIAFAALGWFYLDVLPGWLGLERTALDVSVWEIARSVLIFLGIPLLAGFLTRRLGEKVGGRTWYETRVIPRIGPFALYGLLFTIVVLFALQGDAVTAKPLDVARIALPLLAYFALMWGGSMAVGRAVGLNHARATTLAFTAAGNNFELAIAVAIATFGATSGQALAGVVGPLIEVPVLIGLVYVALAARRYFPQPAATAAPEGPARV; encoded by the coding sequence GTGAGCGCCCCGGTCGGGACTCCGGCGGGACCGGTCGCCGGACGACTGTCGTTCCTCGACCGCTTCCTCGCGGTGTGGATCCTGATCGCGATGGCCGCCGGCCTCGGCCTGGGCCGGCTCGTCCCCGGCCTGGGCGACGCGCTCGCGAAGGTGACGGTCACCGGCGTCTCCTTGCCGATCGCGCTCGGCCTGCTGGTGATGATGTACCCGGTGCTCGCGAAGGTCCGCTGGGACCGGCTCGACACCGTCACCCGCGACCGGCGGCTGCTCCTGCCGTCCCTGGTCCTGAACTGGATCGTGGGCCCGGCACTGATGTTCGCCCTCGCGTGGCTGATGCTGCCCGATCTGCCCGAGTACCGCACCGGCCTGATCGTCGTCGGCCTGGCCCGCTGCATCGCCATGGTGATCATCTGGAACGACCTCGCCTGCGGCGACCGTGAGGCCGCCGCCGTCCTGGTCGCCCTCAACTCGGTGTTCCAGGTGATCGCCTTCGCCGCGCTCGGCTGGTTCTACCTCGACGTGCTGCCCGGATGGCTCGGCCTGGAACGCACCGCCCTGGACGTGTCCGTATGGGAAATCGCCCGGAGCGTGCTGATCTTCCTCGGCATCCCGCTCCTGGCCGGGTTCCTCACCCGCCGCCTCGGCGAGAAGGTCGGGGGCAGGACCTGGTACGAGACGAGGGTGATCCCCAGGATCGGCCCGTTCGCCCTGTACGGGCTCCTGTTCACCATCGTCGTGCTCTTCGCCCTCCAAGGCGACGCCGTCACCGCCAAGCCGCTCGACGTCGCCCGGATCGCGCTGCCCCTGCTCGCCTACTTCGCGCTGATGTGGGGCGGGTCCATGGCCGTCGGACGCGCGGTCGGCCTGAACCATGCGCGGGCCACGACACTTGCGTTCACCGCCGCGGGCAACAACTTCGAGCTGGCCATCGCGGTCGCCATCGCCACCTTCGGCGCCACCTCGGGACAGGCCCTCGCCGGAGTCGTCGGACCCCTCATCGAAGTGCCGGTGCTCATCGGCCTCGTGTACGTCGCCCTCGCCGCCCGCCGCTACTTCCCGCAGCCCGCCGCCACCGCAGCCCCGGAAGGCCCCGCCCGTGTCTGA
- a CDS encoding arsenate reductase ArsC: MSEPTTPSVLFVCVHNAGRSQMAAAWLTHLADGRVEVRSAGSAPADAVNPAAVAAMTEVGIDMSTERPKILTVAAVRASDVVITMGCGDTCPVFPGRRYLDWKLDDPAGQGVEAVRPIRDEIERRVRALLAELGIEAA, from the coding sequence GTGTCTGAACCCACCACGCCATCCGTGCTGTTCGTGTGCGTCCACAACGCCGGACGGTCCCAGATGGCCGCCGCCTGGCTCACCCACCTCGCCGACGGCCGGGTCGAGGTCCGCTCCGCCGGATCCGCGCCCGCCGACGCCGTGAACCCGGCCGCCGTCGCGGCGATGACGGAGGTCGGCATCGACATGTCCACCGAGAGGCCGAAAATCCTGACCGTGGCGGCGGTACGCGCGTCCGACGTGGTGATCACCATGGGCTGCGGCGACACCTGCCCGGTCTTCCCCGGCAGGCGATACCTCGACTGGAAGCTCGACGACCCGGCCGGGCAGGGTGTCGAGGCCGTACGGCCGATCCGCGACGAGATCGAACGACGCGTCCGCGCCCTGCTCGCCGAACTCGGCATCGAGGCGGCCTGA
- a CDS encoding epoxide hydrolase family protein, whose amino-acid sequence MSTERYHISVPGHVLDDLRERLVRTRFTTATNPAYWAAGVDPDALRELVAYWADGFDWRAAEARLNAYPHFRAEVGGRKVHFVHMRGKGPAGGPASLPLVLSHGWPSSFVEMLRIAELLTDPGAHGADPADAFDVVIPSLPGFAFSEPPGGPFTRRAVAETWHALMTDVLGYPRFGAEGGDIGSGVTQWLGALFPDVVAGVLVTSSVVPTDFGAAPPTPEEQRFLDALAVYDAGDGGYSAIMSTRPDTVAAALVDSPAGLLAWIVDKYRDWSDCGGDVTTRWDRDTLLTVATLYWATGSIGTSFGEYHDWPHNRPVPPITVPGAVTLSNEPAFRGMPRGLAERIFTDLRQWHTPERGGHFMAHEEPEQLARDLRDFFRPLRKPVRD is encoded by the coding sequence ATGAGCACAGAGCGATACCACATCTCGGTCCCCGGCCACGTGCTCGACGACCTGCGCGAACGGCTGGTACGCACCCGGTTCACCACCGCGACGAACCCGGCCTACTGGGCGGCCGGGGTCGATCCCGACGCCCTGCGCGAGCTCGTGGCGTACTGGGCGGACGGTTTCGACTGGCGGGCGGCCGAGGCCCGGCTGAACGCCTACCCGCACTTCCGCGCCGAAGTCGGCGGCCGCAAGGTGCACTTCGTGCACATGCGCGGTAAGGGTCCGGCCGGGGGACCGGCATCCTTGCCGCTGGTACTCAGCCACGGATGGCCGAGCAGCTTCGTCGAGATGTTGCGAATCGCCGAGTTGCTGACCGACCCGGGCGCACACGGCGCGGACCCGGCGGACGCGTTCGACGTGGTGATCCCGTCACTGCCCGGGTTCGCCTTCTCCGAGCCGCCGGGCGGCCCGTTCACGCGGCGCGCCGTTGCCGAGACGTGGCACGCGCTGATGACCGACGTGCTCGGCTACCCCCGCTTCGGCGCGGAGGGCGGCGACATCGGTAGCGGCGTCACGCAGTGGCTCGGCGCGCTGTTCCCGGACGTTGTGGCCGGCGTACTGGTCACCTCGTCGGTGGTCCCGACCGACTTCGGCGCGGCGCCGCCGACGCCCGAGGAGCAGCGGTTCCTCGATGCGCTGGCCGTGTACGATGCCGGGGACGGCGGCTACAGCGCGATCATGTCCACCCGCCCGGACACCGTCGCGGCCGCGCTGGTCGACTCCCCGGCGGGGCTGCTGGCGTGGATCGTGGACAAGTACCGCGACTGGAGCGACTGCGGCGGCGACGTGACGACGCGCTGGGACCGCGACACGCTGCTGACGGTGGCGACGCTGTACTGGGCGACCGGGTCGATCGGCACGTCGTTCGGCGAGTACCACGACTGGCCGCACAACCGGCCGGTGCCGCCGATCACCGTGCCCGGCGCCGTGACGTTGAGCAACGAGCCGGCGTTCCGCGGCATGCCACGCGGCCTCGCCGAACGGATCTTCACCGACCTGCGCCAGTGGCACACGCCGGAACGCGGCGGGCATTTCATGGCCCACGAGGAACCCGAGCAACTGGCCCGCGACCTGCGCGACTTCTTCCGGCCGCTGCGGAAACCGGTCCGGGACTAG
- a CDS encoding M28 family peptidase has product MNRRVTTTGTVLALLAGLTVGAATQSAAADPPAPSGSQALAVAAADRAAASGLDVLAKGPDEQYERQAVTPWVDDLYSVAYERTYRGLPVVGGDAVVLADGKGRVRATQSASDVQISAPVHPIVPAEAAETTSRAELASVDRVESPRLVVRIRDDRSDLAWETVLVGRTATAPSRLHVFVDASTGTVLDKVDDVKAGTGNSQWNGPNIPIDTTKSGTKYSLRDPNRPGLSCADYSTGTVFSKSTDSWGNGQASSKETGCADVMFAAQKEWNMLRDWLGRNGHNGNGGSWPVKVGLNDVNAYWDGSSVSIGHNQANKWIGSMDVVGHEFGHGIDQFTPGGAGSEPGLGEATGDIMGALTEAYTNESSPYDTPDYTVGETVNLVGQGPIRYMYKPSTNGDPNCYSSSIPNTEEHAAAGPLNHWFYLLAEGTNPGGGKPTSPTCNNTTLTGVGIQKAGKVFYGGMLLKTSGMTYKRYRTATLKSAKTLDPTCGLFNKTKAAWNAISVPAQSGDPTCTAGSGLDDFAVAFTSPSGIVTPGDSITTAVSTTVTAGAAAQDVTLSTTGLPPGVTSTFTPGSAEAGGSTLTLSASPAAPAGTYPVTVTGSGPTATHTARYTLTVTGPGNRSLVPPDINVANVQAHLAQLNTIANQNGGNRRAGSAGYTASVAYVKGKLQAAGFTVSEQVCTSCRYRSNNLIADWPGGPANQVVMFGAHLDSVSAGPGINDNGSGSATLLENALALARANPTLTKHVRFGWWAGEEQGLQGSQFYVSQLTSTQRSAIRGYYNFDMVASRNAGYFVNNINSATAAPLKAYWDTLNLRPEENVEGQGRSDDYSFQRAGIPTSGYAAGASATKSSAQAAKWGGRAGASYDSCYHSACDTTSNIDATVLNRSADGVAYAIWKTAVGVTTPTT; this is encoded by the coding sequence ATGAATCGAAGAGTGACCACCACCGGGACCGTTCTCGCCTTACTCGCCGGCCTCACCGTCGGCGCGGCGACCCAATCGGCCGCGGCCGATCCGCCCGCGCCGTCCGGGTCTCAGGCGCTTGCCGTCGCCGCCGCCGATCGGGCGGCCGCAAGCGGCCTGGACGTCCTGGCCAAGGGACCCGACGAGCAGTACGAGCGGCAGGCGGTGACGCCGTGGGTCGACGATCTGTACTCCGTCGCCTACGAGCGCACCTACCGCGGCCTGCCGGTCGTCGGCGGTGACGCCGTCGTCCTCGCCGACGGCAAGGGCCGCGTCCGCGCGACCCAGTCCGCGAGCGACGTGCAGATATCCGCCCCGGTCCACCCGATCGTGCCGGCCGAGGCGGCCGAGACCACCTCCAGGGCCGAACTCGCGTCGGTGGACCGGGTCGAGTCGCCCCGCCTGGTCGTCCGGATCAGGGACGATCGCAGCGATCTCGCCTGGGAGACCGTACTCGTCGGCCGCACCGCGACCGCGCCCAGCCGCCTGCACGTCTTCGTCGACGCGAGCACGGGCACAGTGCTCGACAAGGTCGACGACGTCAAGGCCGGCACCGGCAACAGCCAGTGGAACGGGCCGAACATCCCGATCGACACCACCAAGTCCGGTACCAAATACTCGCTGCGCGACCCGAACCGGCCCGGCCTGTCCTGCGCGGACTACTCCACCGGGACGGTGTTCTCCAAGTCCACCGACTCGTGGGGCAACGGTCAGGCGTCGAGCAAGGAGACCGGCTGCGCCGACGTCATGTTCGCGGCCCAAAAAGAGTGGAACATGCTCCGCGACTGGCTCGGTCGCAACGGGCACAACGGCAACGGCGGCAGTTGGCCGGTCAAGGTCGGCCTGAACGACGTCAACGCCTACTGGGACGGCTCCTCCGTCTCCATCGGACACAACCAGGCGAACAAGTGGATCGGCTCGATGGACGTCGTCGGCCACGAATTCGGCCACGGCATCGACCAGTTCACCCCCGGCGGCGCCGGCAGCGAACCGGGTCTGGGCGAGGCCACGGGCGACATCATGGGCGCGCTGACCGAGGCGTACACCAACGAATCCTCGCCCTACGACACCCCCGACTACACCGTCGGCGAAACGGTCAACCTGGTCGGCCAGGGGCCCATCCGCTACATGTACAAGCCGTCCACCAACGGCGACCCGAACTGCTACAGCTCCTCGATTCCCAACACCGAGGAGCACGCGGCGGCCGGACCGCTGAACCACTGGTTCTACCTGCTCGCCGAGGGCACCAACCCCGGCGGCGGCAAGCCGACCAGCCCGACCTGCAACAACACCACCCTCACCGGCGTGGGTATCCAGAAGGCCGGCAAGGTCTTCTACGGCGGCATGCTGCTCAAGACCAGCGGCATGACCTACAAGCGCTACCGCACCGCGACCCTGAAATCGGCGAAGACCCTCGACCCCACGTGCGGTCTGTTCAACAAGACCAAGGCCGCGTGGAACGCCATCAGCGTGCCCGCCCAGTCCGGCGACCCCACCTGCACCGCAGGTTCCGGCCTGGACGACTTCGCCGTCGCCTTCACCTCGCCCTCGGGCATCGTGACACCGGGCGACTCGATCACGACCGCGGTGAGCACGACCGTGACCGCGGGCGCGGCGGCGCAGGACGTCACCCTGTCCACGACCGGTCTGCCCCCCGGTGTGACCTCGACCTTCACCCCGGGGTCCGCCGAAGCGGGCGGCTCGACACTGACCCTGTCGGCGAGCCCGGCCGCGCCGGCGGGCACCTATCCCGTGACCGTCACCGGTAGCGGCCCCACCGCCACCCACACCGCCCGGTACACCCTGACCGTCACGGGTCCCGGCAACCGGAGCCTGGTGCCGCCCGACATCAACGTGGCCAACGTCCAGGCGCACCTGGCGCAGCTCAACACGATCGCGAACCAGAACGGCGGCAACCGCCGAGCGGGCAGCGCCGGTTACACCGCGTCCGTGGCCTACGTGAAGGGCAAGCTCCAGGCCGCCGGCTTCACCGTGTCCGAGCAGGTCTGCACCTCCTGCCGATACCGTTCCAACAACCTGATCGCCGACTGGCCCGGCGGCCCCGCCAACCAGGTCGTCATGTTCGGCGCCCACCTGGACAGCGTCAGTGCCGGTCCCGGCATCAACGACAACGGCTCCGGCTCGGCCACCCTCCTGGAGAACGCCCTCGCGCTCGCCCGAGCCAACCCCACCCTCACCAAGCACGTACGCTTCGGCTGGTGGGCCGGCGAGGAACAGGGCCTCCAGGGCTCGCAGTTCTACGTCAGCCAACTCACCTCGACACAGCGCTCGGCGATCAGGGGCTACTACAACTTCGACATGGTCGCCTCCCGCAACGCGGGCTACTTCGTCAACAACATCAACTCGGCCACCGCCGCGCCCCTCAAGGCGTACTGGGACACGCTGAACCTGCGCCCGGAGGAGAACGTCGAAGGCCAAGGCCGCTCCGACGACTACTCCTTCCAACGGGCCGGCATCCCCACCTCCGGCTACGCGGCCGGCGCCAGTGCCACCAAGTCCTCGGCGCAGGCGGCCAAATGGGGCGGCAGGGCCGGCGCGTCCTACGACTCGTGCTACCACTCCGCGTGTGACACCACGAGCAACATCGACGCCACGGTGCTCAACCGCAGCGCCGACGGCGTGGCGTACGCGATCTGGAAGACCGCGGTCGGCGTCACCACGCCCACCACGTAG